Proteins found in one Xyrauchen texanus isolate HMW12.3.18 chromosome 30, RBS_HiC_50CHRs, whole genome shotgun sequence genomic segment:
- the LOC127624305 gene encoding DNA repair protein RAD51 homolog A-like isoform X1, with translation MLLFDHLKHPNTSLLNMAMRSVSRVEVEGELEGEESFGPQLVARLEQCGISSSDIKKLEDAGFHTIEAVAYAPKKELLSIKGISEAKAEKILTEAAKMVPMGFTTATEFHQRRAEIIQISTGSKELDKLLQGGIETGSITEMFGEFRTGKTQLCHTLAVTCQLPIDQGGGEGKAMYIDTEGTFRPERLLAVAERYGLVGSDVLDNVAYARAFNTDHQTQLLYQASAMMTESRYALLIVDSATALYRTDYSGRGELSARQGHLGRFLRMLLRLADEFGVAVVISNQVVAQVDGAAMFSADPKKPIGGNILAHASTTRLYLRKGRGETRICKIYDSPCLPESEAMFAINADGVGDAKD, from the exons ATGTTATTGTTTGATCATCTGAAGCATCCAAATACTTCATTAT TAAATATGGCTATGAGGAGTGTATCCCGTGTGGAGGTGGAAGGAGAACTGGAGGGGGAGGAGAGCTTTGGGCCGCAACTGGTTGCCCGTCTGGAG CAGTGTGGCATCAGCAGCAGTGATATCAAGAAGCTGGAAGATGCCGGGTTTCACACCATTGAGGCCGTGGCGTACGCACCGAAAAAGGAACTGCTGAGCATAAAAGGCATCAGTGAAGCCAAAGCCGAAAAGATCCTA acaGAGGCTGCTAAGATGGTACCCATGGGATTCACGACAGCAACAGAGTTTCACCAGCGGAGAGCTGAAATTATCCAGATCTCCACTGGATCCAAAGAGCTTGATAAACTCCTACAGG GAGGAATCGAGACGGGCTCTATCACTGAGATGTTTGGAGAGTTCCGCACAGGAAAAACACAGCTGTGTCATACGCTGGCCGTCACCTGCCAG CTGCCCATAGATCAGGGTGGTGGGGAGGGCAAAGCCATGTACATCGACACAGAGGGAACTTTCCGTCCAGAGAGACTGCTGGCTGTAGCTGAGAG GTACGGGTTGGTGGGCAGTGATGTGCTGGATAATGTGGCGTACGCAAGAGCCTTCAACACAGACCATCAAACACAGCTGCTTTATCAGGCCTCTGCAATGATGACTGAGTCCAG ATACGCTTTGCTGATAGTAGACAGCGCAACAGCCCTTTACAGGACAGATTACTCCGGACGAGGAGAGCTTTCCGCACGTCAGGGACATCTGGGACGATTTCTACGCATGCTGCTCCGTCTCGCTGATGAG TTTGGTGTTGCCGTCGTCATCTCTAACCAGGTTGTAGCTCAGGTGGATGGAGCGGCCATGTTTTCTGCAGATCCCAAGAAGCCAATTGGTGGAAACATTCTAGCACACGCCTCAACTACTAG ATTATATCTGCGGAAGGGTCGAGGTGAGACACGCATCTGTAAGATCTACGACTCGCCGTGTTTGCCAGAATCAGAGGCCATGTTTGCCATCAATGCCGATGGAGTAGGTGACGCCAAAGACTGA
- the LOC127624305 gene encoding DNA repair protein RAD51 homolog A-like isoform X2, whose protein sequence is MAMRSVSRVEVEGELEGEESFGPQLVARLEQCGISSSDIKKLEDAGFHTIEAVAYAPKKELLSIKGISEAKAEKILTEAAKMVPMGFTTATEFHQRRAEIIQISTGSKELDKLLQGGIETGSITEMFGEFRTGKTQLCHTLAVTCQLPIDQGGGEGKAMYIDTEGTFRPERLLAVAERYGLVGSDVLDNVAYARAFNTDHQTQLLYQASAMMTESRYALLIVDSATALYRTDYSGRGELSARQGHLGRFLRMLLRLADEFGVAVVISNQVVAQVDGAAMFSADPKKPIGGNILAHASTTRLYLRKGRGETRICKIYDSPCLPESEAMFAINADGVGDAKD, encoded by the exons ATGGCTATGAGGAGTGTATCCCGTGTGGAGGTGGAAGGAGAACTGGAGGGGGAGGAGAGCTTTGGGCCGCAACTGGTTGCCCGTCTGGAG CAGTGTGGCATCAGCAGCAGTGATATCAAGAAGCTGGAAGATGCCGGGTTTCACACCATTGAGGCCGTGGCGTACGCACCGAAAAAGGAACTGCTGAGCATAAAAGGCATCAGTGAAGCCAAAGCCGAAAAGATCCTA acaGAGGCTGCTAAGATGGTACCCATGGGATTCACGACAGCAACAGAGTTTCACCAGCGGAGAGCTGAAATTATCCAGATCTCCACTGGATCCAAAGAGCTTGATAAACTCCTACAGG GAGGAATCGAGACGGGCTCTATCACTGAGATGTTTGGAGAGTTCCGCACAGGAAAAACACAGCTGTGTCATACGCTGGCCGTCACCTGCCAG CTGCCCATAGATCAGGGTGGTGGGGAGGGCAAAGCCATGTACATCGACACAGAGGGAACTTTCCGTCCAGAGAGACTGCTGGCTGTAGCTGAGAG GTACGGGTTGGTGGGCAGTGATGTGCTGGATAATGTGGCGTACGCAAGAGCCTTCAACACAGACCATCAAACACAGCTGCTTTATCAGGCCTCTGCAATGATGACTGAGTCCAG ATACGCTTTGCTGATAGTAGACAGCGCAACAGCCCTTTACAGGACAGATTACTCCGGACGAGGAGAGCTTTCCGCACGTCAGGGACATCTGGGACGATTTCTACGCATGCTGCTCCGTCTCGCTGATGAG TTTGGTGTTGCCGTCGTCATCTCTAACCAGGTTGTAGCTCAGGTGGATGGAGCGGCCATGTTTTCTGCAGATCCCAAGAAGCCAATTGGTGGAAACATTCTAGCACACGCCTCAACTACTAG ATTATATCTGCGGAAGGGTCGAGGTGAGACACGCATCTGTAAGATCTACGACTCGCCGTGTTTGCCAGAATCAGAGGCCATGTTTGCCATCAATGCCGATGGAGTAGGTGACGCCAAAGACTGA